From a region of the Ruminococcaceae bacterium KH2T8 genome:
- a CDS encoding Multidrug efflux pump subunit AcrA (membrane-fusion protein) yields MAKKKKKWVAPLVITLSIVILMGGGLAFLSKTMEKATAMLAKPGEAQVTKMSIISTVDGSGNLTAADTYDINIPTELIISETLVEVGDEVHEGDVIANIDPASITTAIVSAQSELDNIDKVLKDTHDMTDYEIEEYQTRQEYLNNKIDILTAFYLNPFIVATQDGVVTQLGSNSASDNTSGVDLSGYSDLLGKLDSGDDQTTTDTNADSTPDSTSDTAEQTDASETQPAESSTTAEPSETEAPAETAAPAATEPSAPATPAVTAEYITDLTGLEITAPADGATPQSEIEETDRYTGTIRWVGAGDTFGPGTSYTAMVALEAKDGYIFADAESLEYDIEGSSNVVATVLGNSCMLMITFEPTEGSAPAAQPSTTPSVSGVDSAIAALPSDFDVNEFLAAYAGSTTPSISDYAALYSASNASNLSALASAYSGSASSGSGRPSTNTSENMVITIATTDLVKVSIEVDELDILGVEEGQTATVSCIAIPDREFEGTITHVSNIATTGSTKYSVEISLDMDPDMRLGMSADASIVVGESTNVLSIPLTALQQSGDENFVYTSVEEDGTLSGRVTVTTGVSDGTDVEIIGDISEGTTVYYEQSAENALSAYMDAAE; encoded by the coding sequence ATGGCTAAGAAAAAGAAAAAGTGGGTTGCCCCTCTGGTGATCACATTAAGTATCGTAATCCTTATGGGCGGAGGTCTTGCGTTCCTGAGCAAGACGATGGAGAAAGCAACTGCTATGCTCGCAAAGCCCGGTGAAGCTCAGGTTACAAAGATGAGCATCATAAGTACCGTAGACGGCAGCGGAAATCTCACCGCCGCAGATACTTACGATATCAATATCCCGACTGAGCTCATCATCTCCGAGACATTAGTCGAGGTAGGTGACGAAGTACACGAAGGTGATGTCATCGCAAATATCGATCCCGCATCCATCACGACCGCTATCGTAAGCGCTCAGAGCGAGCTTGATAATATCGATAAGGTCCTTAAGGATACACACGATATGACTGACTACGAGATCGAAGAATATCAGACAAGACAGGAATACCTGAACAATAAGATCGATATCCTAACGGCATTCTATCTTAATCCCTTTATCGTAGCTACTCAGGACGGAGTGGTTACTCAGCTCGGAAGCAACAGCGCATCTGATAATACTTCGGGCGTAGATCTGTCGGGCTATTCCGATCTTCTCGGTAAGCTCGATTCGGGTGACGATCAGACAACTACTGATACGAACGCGGACTCGACACCTGACAGTACATCAGATACTGCGGAGCAGACTGATGCTTCAGAGACTCAGCCTGCAGAGTCTTCCACAACTGCCGAGCCTTCAGAGACAGAGGCTCCCGCTGAGACGGCCGCACCTGCCGCGACTGAGCCTTCTGCTCCTGCGACTCCCGCAGTTACGGCTGAATACATCACTGATCTTACGGGTCTTGAGATCACGGCTCCCGCAGACGGCGCAACACCTCAAAGCGAGATCGAAGAGACAGACCGTTATACAGGTACTATCAGATGGGTCGGCGCCGGCGATACTTTCGGCCCCGGAACATCTTATACGGCAATGGTCGCTCTTGAGGCTAAGGACGGATATATCTTTGCTGATGCCGAAAGCCTTGAGTACGATATCGAAGGTTCATCTAACGTTGTTGCGACAGTACTCGGTAATTCCTGCATGCTGATGATCACTTTCGAGCCTACGGAGGGTTCTGCTCCTGCAGCACAGCCGAGCACGACACCTTCTGTTTCCGGTGTTGATTCTGCCATCGCAGCACTGCCTTCAGACTTTGACGTAAATGAATTCCTTGCAGCTTATGCCGGATCAACAACGCCCAGTATCTCCGATTATGCAGCGCTCTACAGTGCATCAAATGCATCTAACCTGAGCGCTCTTGCTTCTGCTTATTCGGGTAGCGCATCTTCAGGTTCAGGCAGACCTTCGACCAATACTTCCGAGAATATGGTCATCACTATCGCAACGACTGATCTTGTTAAGGTCTCTATCGAAGTAGATGAGCTCGATATCCTCGGCGTAGAGGAAGGTCAGACGGCTACAGTATCATGCATCGCTATACCTGACCGCGAGTTCGAAGGAACGATCACACACGTTTCCAATATCGCTACTACCGGATCGACCAAGTATAGTGTCGAGATCTCGCTTGATATGGATCCCGATATGAGACTCGGCATGAGCGCAGACGCGAGCATCGTAGTAGGTGAGTCGACAAATGTCCTTTCGATCCCCCTGACTGCACTTCAGCAGAGCGGTGATGAGAATTTCGTCTATACTTCCGTTGAAGAAGACGGAACACTCAGCGGAAGAGTCACGGTTACTACGGGTGTCTCCGACGGTACTGACGTTGAGATCATCGGTGATATCTCCGAAGGTACTACCGTTTATTACGAGCAGAGCGCTGAAAATGCCCTCTCAGCATACATGGATGCTGCCGAATAA
- a CDS encoding superoxide reductase, which translates to MAVTLYRCKHCGNIIIKIVDSKVPVVCCGEKMEELIPASVDAAVEKHVPVVTVDGKVIRVSVGSVEHPMTAEHYISHVILETNAGVQIAELNPGDKPEAVFAMVEGAEIIAAYAYCNLHGLWKS; encoded by the coding sequence ATGGCAGTAACACTTTATCGCTGCAAGCATTGCGGCAACATTATCATCAAGATCGTTGACAGTAAAGTCCCCGTAGTCTGCTGCGGTGAGAAGATGGAGGAACTGATCCCCGCTTCCGTTGATGCGGCAGTAGAAAAGCATGTTCCCGTTGTAACTGTAGATGGCAAGGTCATCAGAGTTTCCGTAGGATCTGTAGAGCATCCCATGACAGCTGAGCATTACATCTCACATGTTATCCTCGAGACAAATGCAGGAGTACAGATCGCCGAGCTCAATCCCGGTGATAAGCCCGAAGCAGTATTCGCAATGGTAGAAGGCGCAGAGATCATCGCTGCATACGCATACTGTAATCTCCACGGTCTCTGGAAGAGCTGA
- a CDS encoding Uncharacterized membrane-anchored protein YitT, contains DUF161 and DUF2179 domains translates to MGRKNKVLRVLMCMAAGLIMSFNIRSFVRSGDLLPGGFSGLSILIQNIFGRLLGISIPYGPIYVLLNIFPVILSFRKIGKRFTVYSCITIAIVAFLTDFIPVFEITSDVLLISVFGGLINGIAVSLCLNAGATSGGTDFISIYFSEKFKIETWNYILLFNVFVLVCDGFLFGWDKALYSIIFQFVSTQVVNAMYKRYRKDTLFVVTEHPKEIAELINRLTNHGATRMNAEGMYEGNKKSLIYSVIDSEELKHIMEEIRKADPDAFINAIRTDRISGRFYMRPND, encoded by the coding sequence ATGGGCAGAAAGAACAAAGTCTTAAGGGTTCTGATGTGCATGGCAGCAGGCCTTATAATGTCCTTTAATATCAGGTCATTCGTACGATCGGGCGACCTTTTGCCGGGCGGCTTCTCGGGCCTTTCGATCCTTATCCAGAATATCTTCGGCAGGCTCCTCGGCATCAGCATCCCGTACGGTCCGATCTATGTTCTCCTTAACATCTTCCCGGTCATCTTGAGCTTTCGAAAGATAGGCAAGAGGTTTACCGTTTACTCCTGCATCACGATCGCGATCGTGGCGTTTCTAACGGACTTTATACCCGTCTTCGAGATCACTTCCGATGTTCTTCTCATAAGCGTCTTCGGAGGCCTTATAAACGGCATTGCGGTGTCGCTGTGTCTTAATGCCGGGGCGACGAGTGGAGGCACGGATTTTATCTCGATCTATTTCTCGGAGAAGTTCAAGATAGAGACATGGAACTACATCCTGCTCTTTAACGTATTCGTTCTCGTGTGCGACGGTTTCCTCTTCGGATGGGATAAGGCGCTCTACTCGATAATATTCCAGTTTGTATCCACGCAGGTCGTTAATGCGATGTATAAGAGGTATCGAAAGGATACTCTCTTTGTCGTCACGGAGCACCCCAAGGAGATCGCCGAGCTCATCAACAGGCTCACGAACCACGGCGCTACCAGGATGAATGCGGAGGGAATGTACGAGGGTAATAAGAAGAGTCTCATATATTCTGTTATAGACAGCGAAGAACTCAAGCATATAATGGAAGAGATCCGTAAAGCCGATCCCGATGCATTTATAAATGCAATAAGGACCGATCGTATAAGCGGAAGATTTTATATGAGACCTAACGATTGA
- a CDS encoding branched-chain amino acid aminotransferase gives MSKDIDWSNLGFGYVPTDKRFVANFTNGAWDEGALIDDPMVTMSECAGVLQYAQTCFEGLKAYRTEDGKVVCFRPDLNAARMADSCRRLEMPVFPEDKFVQACLDVVKANLDFVPPYGSGATLYLRPYMFGINPVIGVKPANDYQFRIFCTPVGPYFKGGVKPITIRVSDFDRAAPNGTGHIKAGLNYAMSLHAIVDAHNQGYAENMYLDPKTRTKVEETGGANFIFVTKDGTLVTPKSDSILPSITRRSLCVVAEKYLGMKVEHREVFLDELSDFAECGLCGTAAVISPVGKIVDHGKEIAFPSGMEEMGPWTKKLYDTLTGIQMGRIEAPEGWIRVIAE, from the coding sequence ATGAGCAAAGACATTGATTGGTCCAACTTAGGATTCGGCTATGTACCTACAGACAAGAGATTCGTGGCTAACTTCACGAACGGAGCTTGGGATGAGGGAGCACTTATCGACGATCCCATGGTTACTATGAGTGAGTGTGCAGGTGTCCTTCAGTATGCACAGACATGCTTCGAGGGACTTAAGGCATACAGGACTGAAGACGGCAAAGTCGTTTGCTTCCGCCCTGACCTCAACGCAGCAAGAATGGCTGATTCCTGCAGAAGACTTGAGATGCCCGTATTCCCCGAGGATAAGTTCGTTCAGGCTTGCCTCGACGTCGTAAAGGCAAATCTTGACTTCGTACCTCCCTACGGTTCAGGTGCTACACTTTATTTAAGACCTTATATGTTCGGTATCAATCCCGTTATCGGTGTTAAGCCCGCTAATGATTATCAGTTCAGGATCTTCTGTACACCCGTAGGTCCTTACTTCAAGGGCGGCGTTAAGCCCATCACGATCAGAGTATCCGATTTCGATCGTGCTGCTCCCAACGGTACAGGTCACATCAAGGCCGGCCTTAACTATGCTATGAGCCTTCATGCTATCGTTGATGCTCACAATCAGGGTTATGCCGAGAATATGTATCTCGATCCCAAGACAAGGACCAAGGTAGAGGAGACAGGCGGAGCTAACTTCATCTTCGTTACTAAGGACGGTACGCTTGTTACTCCCAAGTCTGATTCTATCCTTCCTTCCATCACGAGAAGATCTCTGTGCGTAGTAGCAGAGAAGTATCTCGGAATGAAGGTCGAGCACAGAGAAGTATTCCTCGATGAGCTTTCAGACTTCGCTGAGTGCGGCCTTTGCGGTACGGCGGCAGTTATCTCTCCTGTCGGCAAGATCGTTGATCACGGCAAGGAGATCGCATTCCCCAGCGGCATGGAGGAGATGGGTCCCTGGACTAAGAAGCTCTACGATACACTTACAGGTATTCAGATGGGTCGTATCGAAGCACCCGAGGGCTGGATCAGAGTCATCGCCGAGTAA
- a CDS encoding carbohydrate ABC transporter substrate-binding protein, CUT1 family yields MISIKKIISVVLSGTILAASAASLTACHSAHVRNDFVVPDSFDTSRQYEITFWAKNDTNRAQTKIYEQAIESFEELYPNITVNLRLYTDYGKIYNDVITNIATNTTPNVCITYPDHIATYMTGSNVVVPLDDLFSDPQYGLGGSEVRFDGPTFDELVPQFIGECRLDDHYYAIPYMRSTEACYVNKTYVEALGYELPEVLTWDFVWEVSEAAMARNDDGSFVVNDQMTMIPFIYKSTDNMMIQMLTQQGAGYSSPDGTIEIFNDTTRGILSEIATHAQSGAFSTFKISSYPANFLNAGQCIFAIDSTAGATWMGSHAPNIDISADKLIDFETVVYPVPQYDPSNMRMISQGPSVCVFNKDDPQEVLASWLFAQYLLTDEVQMGYAETEGYVPVTLKAQNNPEYLDYLARAGEDDTTHYDIKIAASRMLIENAPNTFVTPVFNGSTSLRDAAGQMIENTVKSVRRGGTVDDQYLDALFEDVKSMYRLDQYGKIDLGPMPETSVILLTCLGVTWVLIGAYVVYGHVKRKNT; encoded by the coding sequence ATGATATCAATTAAGAAGATAATATCCGTAGTCCTCTCGGGCACGATCCTTGCGGCATCGGCGGCATCGCTCACCGCGTGCCACAGCGCGCATGTACGAAATGATTTTGTCGTGCCGGATTCTTTCGATACGAGCAGGCAGTATGAGATCACATTCTGGGCGAAGAACGATACGAACAGGGCGCAGACCAAGATCTACGAGCAGGCGATAGAGTCTTTCGAGGAGCTCTATCCCAATATCACCGTAAATCTCCGTCTTTATACGGATTACGGAAAGATCTATAACGACGTAATAACGAATATAGCGACCAATACTACGCCTAATGTCTGCATCACATACCCCGACCATATCGCGACATATATGACGGGCTCTAATGTAGTCGTGCCGCTCGACGATCTTTTCTCTGATCCGCAGTATGGCCTCGGAGGAAGTGAAGTCAGGTTCGACGGACCGACATTTGACGAGCTGGTCCCTCAGTTCATAGGCGAGTGCAGGCTCGATGATCACTACTATGCGATCCCGTATATGAGGTCTACGGAGGCGTGCTACGTTAATAAGACTTATGTCGAGGCGTTAGGCTATGAGCTCCCCGAAGTCCTGACATGGGATTTTGTCTGGGAAGTATCCGAAGCCGCTATGGCAAGAAATGATGACGGTTCATTCGTAGTAAATGATCAGATGACCATGATACCGTTTATCTATAAGTCCACGGATAACATGATGATCCAGATGCTCACTCAGCAGGGTGCGGGTTATTCGAGCCCCGACGGTACGATCGAGATCTTTAACGATACGACGAGAGGGATCTTATCGGAGATAGCGACTCATGCGCAAAGCGGAGCATTCTCGACTTTTAAGATATCGAGTTATCCCGCGAACTTTTTAAATGCCGGTCAGTGCATCTTTGCGATCGACTCGACGGCAGGTGCGACATGGATGGGTTCGCATGCTCCCAATATCGATATCAGTGCGGATAAGCTCATCGATTTCGAGACCGTTGTATATCCCGTTCCGCAGTACGATCCTTCGAATATGAGGATGATCTCCCAGGGACCTTCGGTCTGCGTGTTTAATAAGGATGACCCTCAGGAAGTCTTGGCTTCGTGGCTCTTTGCGCAGTATCTCCTGACCGATGAGGTGCAGATGGGATATGCCGAGACCGAGGGGTATGTTCCCGTTACCTTGAAGGCGCAGAATAATCCCGAATATCTCGATTATCTCGCGCGTGCGGGTGAAGACGATACTACCCATTACGATATCAAGATCGCGGCTTCTCGGATGCTCATCGAAAACGCGCCGAATACTTTCGTGACGCCTGTGTTTAACGGCTCGACGTCGCTTCGAGATGCGGCGGGTCAGATGATCGAAAATACGGTCAAGAGCGTAAGGCGTGGCGGCACCGTGGATGATCAGTATCTCGACGCGCTCTTTGAGGATGTAAAGTCGATGTACCGCCTCGATCAGTACGGCAAGATAGACCTTGGCCCGATGCCCGAAACATCTGTCATTTTGCTCACATGTCTGGGCGTTACCTGGGTTTTAATTGGTGCATATGTAGTTTATGGACACGTAAAACGCAAAAATACGTGA
- a CDS encoding carbohydrate ABC transporter membrane protein 2, CUT1 family — MENDYARIGKQAKTGAIIRKTVTYVLLSLWGLIVLFPFYWMILTSFKSYGSYNSEYVPKMYTTSPTWQNYKDAFTQVTLGKYFANTLIFTLVTTALMMIVIVFAAFAFSRLQFRGKNLVFTLFLSLMMIPNELVIITNFVTITNLGLRNTFAGLILPSVTSVFYIYLLKENFEQIPDELYKAAKVDGTSDLKYLFKVMIPICQPTIVTIIILKVIECWNSYVWPRLITDDANYFLVSNGIQEIRENGFGRENIPAMMAAVVAISVPLIVLFLIFHKKIMAGVSRGGTKG, encoded by the coding sequence ATGGAAAATGACTACGCCAGGATAGGTAAGCAGGCAAAGACCGGTGCGATCATAAGAAAGACGGTGACATATGTACTCCTCTCGCTTTGGGGACTTATCGTATTATTCCCGTTTTACTGGATGATCCTTACGTCGTTTAAGAGCTACGGCAGTTACAACTCCGAATATGTTCCGAAGATGTATACGACATCTCCCACGTGGCAGAACTATAAGGATGCATTTACTCAGGTAACTTTAGGAAAGTATTTCGCCAACACGTTGATCTTCACGCTCGTTACGACGGCGCTCATGATGATCGTTATCGTGTTCGCGGCATTCGCTTTCTCGAGGCTTCAGTTCCGCGGAAAGAATCTGGTATTTACACTGTTCCTGTCGCTCATGATGATCCCGAATGAGCTCGTTATCATAACGAACTTCGTTACCATCACGAACCTCGGACTTCGAAATACTTTCGCGGGTCTGATACTCCCGTCGGTAACCTCGGTATTCTACATCTATCTGCTCAAGGAGAACTTCGAGCAGATCCCCGATGAACTCTATAAGGCCGCAAAGGTCGACGGAACTTCTGATCTGAAGTATCTCTTCAAGGTCATGATACCGATCTGCCAGCCGACCATCGTTACGATAATAATCTTAAAGGTCATTGAGTGCTGGAACTCATATGTATGGCCCAGGCTCATCACGGATGACGCGAACTATTTCCTCGTATCCAACGGTATCCAGGAGATAAGGGAGAACGGCTTCGGACGTGAGAATATCCCTGCCATGATGGCGGCGGTCGTTGCGATCTCAGTGCCGCTCATAGTACTGTTCCTGATCTTCCACAAGAAGATAATGGCAGGTGTCAGCAGAGGAGGTACAAAGGGATGA
- a CDS encoding carbohydrate ABC transporter membrane protein 1, CUT1 family, whose amino-acid sequence MRQNNLKAWLYLLPAILFLGVFMVYPLLDVLVYSVEEGYNSASQTSFGTGMYNYSYVLHDPYFLQAIKNTFIIVIITVPLSTGLALLIALGLNSIKKLKELFQTIFFLPYVTNTLAVGLVFMIMFKKTPYTDGLINMVLAIFKTGPIDFIDGPYWAKMFVMCFYTIWVVLPFKILILTSALASVDEVYYKAAKIDGTSRLRTFTRITLPMISPMIFYLVITGFIGAFKAYSDEVAIFGTNLNAAGMNTIVGYVYDMLYGDSGGYPSYASAAALILFAIVFTITCINLLISRKQPV is encoded by the coding sequence ATGAGGCAGAATAACCTTAAGGCCTGGCTCTACTTATTGCCCGCGATCTTATTCCTCGGGGTGTTCATGGTATATCCTTTGCTGGATGTACTCGTCTACTCGGTCGAGGAAGGTTATAACTCGGCATCGCAGACGTCGTTTGGAACGGGAATGTATAACTATTCCTATGTTCTTCATGATCCGTATTTCCTTCAGGCCATAAAGAATACATTCATAATCGTAATAATCACGGTTCCTCTGTCGACGGGACTTGCGCTCCTTATAGCTCTCGGTCTTAACTCGATAAAGAAGCTGAAGGAGCTCTTTCAGACAATATTCTTCCTGCCGTATGTAACAAATACGCTCGCGGTAGGACTTGTCTTCATGATCATGTTCAAGAAGACGCCCTATACGGACGGTCTTATCAATATGGTTCTCGCGATCTTTAAGACGGGCCCCATAGACTTTATCGACGGCCCTTACTGGGCGAAGATGTTCGTCATGTGCTTTTATACGATCTGGGTCGTACTTCCGTTTAAGATCCTGATCCTTACGAGCGCGCTGGCATCCGTAGACGAAGTCTACTACAAGGCCGCAAAGATAGACGGTACATCGAGGCTCCGTACCTTTACGAGGATCACTCTCCCGATGATATCTCCCATGATCTTCTACCTTGTGATCACGGGATTTATCGGTGCTTTCAAGGCATATTCGGATGAGGTCGCGATCTTCGGAACCAATCTTAATGCGGCCGGAATGAATACGATCGTCGGATATGTTTACGACATGCTCTACGGAGATTCGGGCGGATATCCGTCCTATGCGTCGGCGGCGGCACTCATCCTGTTCGCCATAGTATTTACGATAACCTGCATCAACCTGCTCATCAGCAGGAAGCAGCCTGTGTGA
- a CDS encoding multiple sugar transport system ATP-binding protein: protein MKIRLEHLTKRFPNRNKKIAEDVIAVNDFDFEIPDGKLIGLLGPSGCGKSTALNLICGLETPTEGKIFFDDDDVTQLPPENRGVGMVFQSYALYPHLTVKKNIMFPLENLKGDQKLTKEQMEEKVLEAAKTVQIEELMERRPSEMSGGQQQRVAIARALVKMPRVLLLDEPLSNLDARLRIQTREEIKRIQNETNITTIFVTHDQEEAMSISDMIVVMKAGVVNQIGKPQDVYDDPVNLFVAKFLGTPPINVYDGNIKDGELYIGEDKILGKDYVKDTKDGDVYVGIRPEGFVLDKDLSGREGTLKAELKAIEVMGRDTSVVFKHQASESPSRAIVTADNNIDHKASEIRFSVNPKKVFVFAKDSEERLI from the coding sequence ATGAAGATCAGGCTTGAACATCTGACTAAGAGATTTCCCAATCGTAACAAGAAGATAGCTGAAGACGTCATTGCCGTTAACGACTTTGATTTCGAGATCCCGGACGGTAAGCTCATAGGGCTCCTGGGACCATCCGGATGCGGCAAGAGCACGGCGCTCAACCTTATCTGCGGACTTGAGACTCCGACGGAAGGAAAGATCTTCTTCGATGACGACGACGTAACTCAGCTGCCGCCCGAGAACAGAGGCGTAGGCATGGTATTTCAAAGCTATGCGCTCTATCCTCATCTAACGGTCAAGAAGAATATAATGTTCCCTTTGGAGAATCTTAAGGGCGATCAGAAGCTCACAAAAGAGCAGATGGAAGAGAAGGTCCTTGAAGCTGCAAAGACGGTTCAGATCGAAGAGCTGATGGAAAGACGCCCGAGCGAGATGAGCGGTGGTCAGCAGCAGAGAGTCGCGATCGCAAGAGCACTTGTTAAGATGCCCCGCGTACTGCTCCTGGACGAGCCGCTTTCGAACCTTGATGCGAGACTTCGTATACAGACGAGGGAAGAGATAAAGAGGATCCAGAACGAGACAAATATCACGACCATCTTCGTTACGCACGACCAGGAAGAGGCAATGAGCATCTCCGATATGATCGTAGTCATGAAGGCGGGCGTCGTAAATCAGATCGGAAAGCCGCAGGATGTCTACGATGATCCCGTTAACCTCTTTGTTGCCAAGTTCCTGGGAACCCCGCCTATCAATGTATATGACGGAAATATAAAGGACGGCGAGCTCTATATCGGTGAAGATAAGATCCTCGGTAAGGACTATGTCAAAGATACAAAGGACGGCGACGTATATGTCGGCATCCGCCCCGAAGGATTTGTCCTCGATAAGGACTTAAGCGGCAGGGAAGGCACGCTAAAGGCTGAACTCAAGGCGATCGAAGTAATGGGCAGGGATACGAGCGTGGTATTTAAGCATCAGGCATCGGAATCTCCTTCAAGAGCTATCGTCACGGCCGATAATAATATCGATCATAAGGCATCCGAGATCAGATTCTCGGTGAACCCCAAGAAAGTATTCGTTTTCGCAAAGGACAGTGAGGAGAGGCTCATATGA
- a CDS encoding Uncharacterized membrane protein YgaE, UPF0421/DUF939 family, producing MKRYVSDVLSVIAASVAAILLASVLGVENYISAGIIAILTIQPTKRETLKTACIRLVAFICAILISAVTFNLIGFNVAGFIAYLVIYIALCVRFRWISAMAVNSVLISHFLGFGGMDFKTIGNETLIFVIGVGMGILVNVRITRHKSRVDDLRNKADEQIRNIIRRMAERIRDKHVEGYDGKCLLELDRIINEGIRTAKEEHANTITDDSTYDIEYIKMRDKQYEVLLEMYNKVKRLDTAPETARHVAMFLDRIADEYSRDNDVGDLLSGLDALNEYMKSQPLPETRKEFEDRALLYALLIDVRDFLEIKREFSKKDPSSFEDGLF from the coding sequence ATGAAGAGATATGTCTCAGACGTACTTTCGGTGATCGCCGCCTCTGTCGCCGCTATCTTATTAGCGAGCGTTCTGGGTGTCGAGAACTATATCTCTGCAGGTATAATCGCCATACTGACCATACAGCCCACCAAGAGGGAAACGCTCAAGACTGCGTGCATCCGACTGGTGGCTTTTATTTGCGCGATCCTGATATCGGCTGTTACGTTTAACCTCATAGGGTTTAATGTCGCGGGATTTATTGCCTACCTCGTGATCTATATCGCGTTGTGCGTCAGGTTCAGGTGGATAAGCGCCATGGCGGTAAACTCAGTTTTGATATCGCATTTCCTTGGCTTTGGCGGGATGGACTTTAAGACGATAGGAAACGAGACCCTGATCTTTGTCATAGGCGTAGGTATGGGTATCCTCGTAAATGTCAGGATCACGAGGCATAAGAGCAGGGTGGATGATCTTCGCAACAAAGCTGATGAGCAGATACGAAATATCATTCGCAGGATGGCTGAGAGGATAAGAGATAAGCATGTTGAAGGATACGACGGTAAGTGCCTTCTCGAGCTCGACAGGATCATAAACGAGGGCATAAGGACCGCCAAGGAAGAACATGCCAATACGATCACGGACGACAGCACATACGATATCGAATATATAAAGATGCGAGATAAGCAGTACGAGGTCCTCCTTGAGATGTATAACAAGGTAAAAAGGCTCGATACCGCGCCCGAGACTGCGCGCCATGTTGCGATGTTCCTCGACAGGATCGCAGATGAATACAGCAGGGATAATGATGTAGGAGATCTGCTTTCAGGACTTGATGCTCTTAATGAATATATGAAGAGCCAGCCGCTCCCCGAAACTCGTAAGGAATTCGAAGACCGTGCACTCCTTTACGCTCTCCTTATAGATGTCAGGGATTTCCTCGAGATCAAGCGTGAGTTTTCAAAGAAAGACCCTTCCTCGTTTGAAGACGGATTATTCTGA
- a CDS encoding GGGtGRT protein, whose protein sequence is MALFESYERREPQILAALKQYGISSIEECKEITEAAGLDVYHLIEGIQPICFENAKWAYTVGAAIAIKKNCRKAADAAAAIGEGLQAFCIPGSVADRRKVGLGHGNLGKMLLEEDTECFAFLAGHESFAAAEGAIGIADKANKVRQKPLRVILNGLGKDAAQIISRINGFTYVETEYDYFTGELKEVFRKCYSKNPDSPRAKVNCYGANDVQEGVAIMWKENVDVSITGNSTNPTRFQHPVAGTYKKERIEAGKKYFSVASGGGTGRTLHPDNMAAGPASYGMTDTMGRMHSDAQFAGSSSVPAHVEMMGLIGAGNNPMVGMTVSTAVSIEEAAKAGKF, encoded by the coding sequence ATGGCATTATTTGAATCATATGAGAGAAGAGAGCCCCAGATCCTTGCTGCTCTTAAGCAGTACGGCATCTCTTCCATTGAAGAGTGTAAAGAGATCACAGAGGCTGCAGGTCTTGATGTTTATCACCTTATCGAAGGCATCCAGCCTATCTGCTTCGAGAACGCTAAGTGGGCTTACACAGTAGGTGCTGCTATCGCTATCAAGAAGAACTGCCGCAAGGCTGCTGACGCTGCTGCTGCTATCGGTGAGGGACTTCAGGCTTTCTGTATCCCCGGTTCCGTTGCTGACAGACGTAAGGTTGGTCTTGGTCACGGTAACCTTGGTAAGATGCTCCTCGAGGAGGACACAGAGTGCTTCGCATTCCTCGCAGGTCACGAGTCTTTCGCAGCTGCTGAGGGTGCTATCGGTATCGCCGATAAGGCTAACAAGGTTCGTCAGAAGCCTCTTAGAGTTATCCTTAACGGTCTCGGTAAGGATGCTGCTCAGATCATCTCCAGGATCAACGGTTTCACATATGTTGAGACAGAGTATGACTACTTCACGGGTGAGCTCAAGGAAGTATTCCGTAAGTGCTACTCCAAGAACCCCGATTCACCTCGTGCAAAGGTTAACTGCTACGGTGCAAATGATGTACAGGAAGGTGTTGCTATCATGTGGAAGGAGAATGTTGACGTTTCCATCACAGGTAACTCCACTAACCCTACAAGATTCCAGCACCCTGTTGCAGGTACATACAAGAAGGAGAGAATCGAAGCCGGCAAGAAGTACTTCTCTGTTGCTTCCGGCGGTGGTACAGGTCGTACACTTCACCCCGATAACATGGCTGCAGGTCCTGCTTCCTACGGTATGACAGATACAATGGGTCGTATGCACTCTGACGCTCAGTTCGCAGGTTCTTCTTCCGTTCCTGCTCACGTTGAGATGATGGGTCTTATCGGCGCAGGTAACAACCCCATGGTTGGTATGACTGTTTCTACAGCTGTTTCTATCGAAGAGGCTGCAAAGGCAGGTAAGTTCTGA